The following nucleotide sequence is from Flavobacterium sp. N1736.
TTATTTGCCGGATTATCCGAAAGAAACAGGTGACAAAATCACGATTCATAATTTATTAACGCATACTTCAGGAATTCCGAATTATACAAGCGTACCTAATTTCCTAAAAGAAAAAGCCCGAAATCCATATTCTCCAGCAGATTTTGTAAAAACATTTTCGAATTTGCCTCTTGAATTTAAACCTGGTGAAAAATTCGTTTATAGCAATTCAGGTTATTTTTTATTAGGATATATTATTGAAAAAATTACCGGTAAAACGTATGAAGAGAATTTACAGGAAACTATTTTTACACCTTTAAAAATGGTTAATTCCGGTTATGATCACAGCGATGTCATTATAAAAAACAGAGCTGCAGGTTATGAAAGACAAGGCAAAAAGATCGTGAATGCTTCTTATCTTGACATGAGTATTCCGTATGCTGCAGGATCTTTATATTCAACTGCAGAAGATTTATATCTTTGGGATCAGGCACTTTACACGAGTAAATTACTTTCAGAAAAATCAATGGAATCTTTGTTCAAATCTTATATAACGCTTGGAGATGAAAGTTATGGATATGGATGGTTCCTTAGAGAAATAACTATCGGAACTAAAAAAGTAAAAATTGTTGAACATGGCGGCGGAATAAATGGTTTTAATACCAATATATCACGCATTCCATCAGACAAAATCCTGATCGTTTTATTGAATAATACCGGCAGAGCTGTTTTAGGTGAAATGACTGAAAATATTAGAAATATTTTATACAATCAGTCCATTAATGAGCCGAAAAGATCGATGGCGCTTGAATTGTTAGACGTATTCTCAGAGAAAGGTGTTAAAAGTGGAATAGAAACCTATGCTAAATTGAAGAAAGATCCAACTTATGGTATTAAAGAAGGCGACATGAATAATGCCGGATATCAATTATTGCAAACCGGAAAAAAGAAAGAAGCAATCGAAATGTTCAAAATTAATGTAGAGGCTTTTCCTAAAGTCGGAAATGTTTATGACAGTTTGGGAGAAGCTTATTTAGCCGATGGAGACAAAACTTTGGCAATTGCTAATTATAAAAAATCAATCGAACTGGATCCTTCAAATGAAAGCGGAAAAAAAGCTCTGGCAGAAATTTTGAAATAATATAATAATCAAAAACGGCGCATAAATTATCAACAAACAACAAAAAACGATATTCGTAACCGTAATCTTACTTAGTCCGATACTGCTTATTTCTAAAATTTGCAGTATCGGATTTTTTATTTAAAAGTCATTTTTTCAATTGAATATTTACAACAAAAAAGCTATTTTAGCCAAGCCCAAAAAATAATATTAAAATCCTAAATCAACCTGATTTACAGCTTAAAAAGCTGTATTAATTTAGAAATAAACCTATGAAAAAAAATTACTTTTTGTTTATCGTATTATTGATGTTTGTTCCTTTTGTATGTATTTCTCAAACTTCGGCTGTAAATGCGCCAATGCCAACGCAGCAAAATACTATTATTGTCAATAAAATTATCGACGTTACCAACTACAAAACGTACTTTGTTGATTATTGTTTGACTAAAATAAATGAAACGGCTTTTAAAGAGAATTGGAACGAGCAAAAAACAGTGAAAATTACAGAAACTATTAATTTTAAAAACTTTAGAGACGCTGTTTATAATATGTTTGCGTTTTATGACGAAGTTGAACTTGAAACGCTTTTAAAAACATATCAAAAAGATACCGTTTACCAAACCACAAACGTAATGACAACCAATAAGGTATTGCTTAACAATCTGGATATTTATGCTAAAGATGTTGTTACTGGGAAATATTTGATTTCGAAATAGGTTTTCTGGAGGTACAAAGGTTCTGAGGTGCAAAGGTACAAAGGTTTTGAAACCTGAAACCTGAAACTTGAAACCTGAAACCTGAAACCTGAAACTTGAAACTTGAAACTTGAAACTTGAAACTTGAAACTTGAAACTAATATTAAAAAAGACCTTTGTAAAACTTACGTTTTATAAAGGTCTTTTTTAATCTACATTTTTATTTTATTAATCTCACTTTAGGCGATTTTGGATTTTCTGTGCTGGAGATTTCATAAATAAACTTTTTATTTAAGCTGTCATTAATTGTAACTCTAAGCTTGTATCCTGAAATATCTTTTCCTTCGCCACGAAGAAAAACGGAGCCGTATTCAGCAAATCTCTTAGGAAGCATATTTAAATTCCAATTTATATTTTTATCATTTGATGCTACTGAAATTACCTCTGCCGGAATCCCTTTATTTTCCAGATATAATGACACTCCATTTGCATCAAAATTAGAATCTGAAATTTGCAGATTAGGCGAATGCAGCGCCAAAACATATTCAATATATTTACCTTTTAACTCCGGAATTGCAGCTATTCCTTCAAAGTTTATTTTATCACTTTCATTATAATCAGAAGATTGTTTAAAATCACTTAAAACCATTTTTTGCAAATCAGCCCTCTTGATTTTTACTTTCTTTAAAGTATCTTTTGATGTTTCGTAACCTTTCTCAACATTAAAACGCTGGTAACTTTCATTTTCCAAATTTAAAACTGAAAATTCAATAGTACTATTTGATACATTTTCTACTTTTAAAAATTTCGTTCTCGAACTGTAATCATCATTTTTTAATTGTAAAACTGTATTGGTATCAATTGTTTTTAAACCTTCTGTTATATTAGCGTTTTTTCCTTCAAAAGTTTTAATTGCACCTTCATAATACATGTCTTTTTCCTTTTTAACTTCCCACAAATGCATTCCATATAAAAAGACTGCTAATAATGGAATTATTAAAAAATAGTAACTTCCTTGAAGTCCGGTCTTTTTTTCTTTATAAACTTCTGTAAAAGAAAAAGAATCATGCCAGTCTGCTTTTAATAAAAACGAAACCGAATCAAAAGGAATACTTCTGGATAAAGTTCTTTTAAAAATAGTTCCCGCAGGGACTTTCAAACCTTCATCATTAACAACAAGGCTTTCTGTTAGAAATTTAGCCGGCGAAGCCTGAAAAAGAGTTTCGAAAGTAAAATAAAACAGCGTTCTAAAAACAACCACAAAAAGCGTAAAAATCAATTGAGGATTAAGCTGTGTTTGAAGTGTTTCAAAAAAACCATTAAACAATTCTGTTCGAATCAGGACATACAATATTTGAAATCCAAGTATTCCGAAAATGATCGTATCAAAAACAAAATGAAACAAACGCTGCCAGTTATTCGTTTTAAAATAAGCGATTTCTGTTGATTCTGTATAGACAAAAGTTTCATAATCTAAAGCTTTTGATTTATTCAGATATTCCATGCTTTTGTATAAAAAATAAGCGACAAAAAACATTAATGCCAATGATACAAAGCTTAAAGCGTAATCTTTTAAAGCGAACGACTTTATATGAGCAGAAATAAAATAAAGACGCAACGGCACAAAAACACAAATCTCTACAAATAAAGTGGAGAAAGCAAAACGTAAAATTCGGGTTTCTTTTTCTTTAGACTTATAAAAAGCAATGGCTCCAATAAATAATGTAACGCTAAAAATTACTCTTAGATAATTTCCGTTAATCCAAAAAATTTCCTGACCCGTAAATATATTATAACTAAAAAAGTCTAATACATTAAAAAGAATAGAGTTGTAATCTCTATAGAATCCTAATATGATTCCGATAATTGAAATAAATAATGCAAAAAGGGTAATTTTCTTATACATAAAAAAGGTTTAGATTTCAAAAATAGCAAAATTATTTTAACATTATTTTAAAAAAATAATTACTATTAAATCTTAGGTTTGAAAACCAATTTTTTCGAAGTTTTCACAATCTCTTCTTTATTCAATTTCATTTTTCTGAACTTTCCTGCAACAAACATTTCTGCCTGATCATCATAATGTTCGCTGAAAGGATTTCCGGATTGTCCGGTTGGTAAAATGCTCCAGCTGTTTTCAACATCCGAAAAATCAACAATCCTTCTGGTTGAAGGTCCGCCTTTTACATAATATTTCCCTTCTTCGTTAAATCCAAAAAACTGATTGTTTATCACTTCGTTCGATCCGGGATCTGCAAACGGACCAACATTAAATAATTTACGTAAAGCAGCAACTTTTCCCATTGGATGTTCGTGTTCAACCGTATGTACTTTTCCCCAATTCCAGTCAGGAACATTGTTTCCTAATTGTTTTTTAAGCGCTGTAATAGCTTCATGAAATGATTTTGAAACAATTTCATTTCGGGTTTCTTTTACATTTTTAGTTTTTACATTATCCCACCAAACCGAATTTTCATTTGCAATTTGTCTCGCAATAACTTGTTTTCCTAAACTAAGTCCCAGAAATAAATTAAAATTATCAGAACCCATTTCATCTTCAAACGTATTTTTCAAGTACAAATAAACCCACTTGTTGTAAATTGTTGGCGCAATATCTTCAAGATTATTAGTTCCTTTCCAGGATTTTAAAATTCCTATCGCCTGTTTTTCTTCTATCGAAAGAGAATTAGTATTTACATTAGAAATTAAATTTTGAGCAACTCCCGGCGAAACTTCAGATGTATTATCAAAAATCATTTTACTAATTTCTTCCTTATCCCAATTTGATTTTGCATCCATCAAACCGGAGATTCTTTTAGCACGATCTTCGGGCAAATAATAACCCGGATATAAGTAACCATCGATTGCTTCAGGCTGATTATTTGCAGAATAAACATAACCCCATTTCGGGTTTTCTGCCGACGGATTTTTAGAAAAATCC
It contains:
- a CDS encoding serine hydrolase; amino-acid sequence: MKKSIKLISFFVILHLFTLSTLFAQDKGKQIDQLLSKYNEYDQFNGSALVAENGKVILKKGYGSANMEWNIPNQPDTKFRLGSITKQFTALLIVKLAEEGKIKLDVPITTYLPDYPKETGDKITIHNLLTHTSGIPNYTSVPNFLKEKARNPYSPADFVKTFSNLPLEFKPGEKFVYSNSGYFLLGYIIEKITGKTYEENLQETIFTPLKMVNSGYDHSDVIIKNRAAGYERQGKKIVNASYLDMSIPYAAGSLYSTAEDLYLWDQALYTSKLLSEKSMESLFKSYITLGDESYGYGWFLREITIGTKKVKIVEHGGGINGFNTNISRIPSDKILIVLLNNTGRAVLGEMTENIRNILYNQSINEPKRSMALELLDVFSEKGVKSGIETYAKLKKDPTYGIKEGDMNNAGYQLLQTGKKKEAIEMFKINVEAFPKVGNVYDSLGEAYLADGDKTLAIANYKKSIELDPSNESGKKALAEILK
- a CDS encoding RDD family protein, whose protein sequence is MYKKITLFALFISIIGIILGFYRDYNSILFNVLDFFSYNIFTGQEIFWINGNYLRVIFSVTLFIGAIAFYKSKEKETRILRFAFSTLFVEICVFVPLRLYFISAHIKSFALKDYALSFVSLALMFFVAYFLYKSMEYLNKSKALDYETFVYTESTEIAYFKTNNWQRLFHFVFDTIIFGILGFQILYVLIRTELFNGFFETLQTQLNPQLIFTLFVVVFRTLFYFTFETLFQASPAKFLTESLVVNDEGLKVPAGTIFKRTLSRSIPFDSVSFLLKADWHDSFSFTEVYKEKKTGLQGSYYFLIIPLLAVFLYGMHLWEVKKEKDMYYEGAIKTFEGKNANITEGLKTIDTNTVLQLKNDDYSSRTKFLKVENVSNSTIEFSVLNLENESYQRFNVEKGYETSKDTLKKVKIKRADLQKMVLSDFKQSSDYNESDKINFEGIAAIPELKGKYIEYVLALHSPNLQISDSNFDANGVSLYLENKGIPAEVISVASNDKNINWNLNMLPKRFAEYGSVFLRGEGKDISGYKLRVTINDSLNKKFIYEISSTENPKSPKVRLIK